The genomic stretch GAGTAGACTGATAGCGGTGTATTGATTTTGGAGTGAAAGTTACTCTGAGGCAGTCGCCTTGTGTTGAGATTTTGTGGAACGCAAACTAGCAAACGATGACGATCGAGCTTTGACTGGAAGACTGTCCGTCCGCGCCATGTCTCGCATGTCTGTCCGCTCATCTGGGACCAGTGGAAGCAACCGCAGAGCAGAAAGAAGCATTTGTCAGTCTGGGGAAGCGGGAGCGGGACGAGAATAGCAGTGAGTTGCGTGTGCGAGGGCATCTGGCATATCGAGGCTCCTGTCTCAGCTGCAGCTGCTACTGGTACATGGAACGACTGGCCCTCTATGCGTGCGCTCCACCGACATTGAGATGACGAAGTGCATCGGAAAGAAGAAACGCCATGCAGCAGGCGCAACGCTTGATTGGCACGGCGGCGTCAAAGGCCGCTGCGCAGAGGGTACGGATACTTTGAGCGGATACATGTGCGAGTCGACGTGGATCGACGAAACATGGGTGAATCGAGGTCTGGAACGGGACCGGCAAGCGGCAGAATCGCAGCAGTTGAGCAGCGCAGCCGTTGCGCTGACGGTTGTAGTGGTGCCAATAGCTCAGTTTTTGGGACGAAACGCTGGTTAGATGGGATGAGGTGGTTAGTTTGTGGGCAGCGTGTAGGAGAATCTTGTCGCGGTGAGGACAGGGGGAACGGTGAGCGTCGTGGTGGTAGCAGTGGTAACTGTATCTCACCGTGTATCTCTCAGATGACGATTCGGTGGCGGGAATAACATCAAGGACGTCGCAGTCGAGGCCGCGGAGCACGACTCACACTCCTGCTTTGAAGCGAGCCAAAAGGGGCTGCTTAGGACGCAGTGGGCGTTTGGTGGGAAGGCGGTGGAGGACGCATATGCGTGATTGGTCCTAGCTCAGACTAGCGCAGGCCTTTGATTACGAACCCAGCCAAATCACGTTATCGCGGCTTGGCGCTGGCTGCGTCACTCCCAGAAATTGCTCGCTCGTCCTGTCCTCTGACCTCATCGCGAACGCCTCACTGTCATCGTCACCACGAGCACAATCCCCGTCAACGCCGGTTTTGAGCCTCATTGAAGCAGCAGCAAGCAGACTGCCAACGCGCACCCACAGCACCGGATCGTGATATCGTCGTGCACAACAAGGCGACTACCAAACAAGGACGGATTCTGCATCTCACGGCGCTGCAGACCGTCACCCCAGGGGCTTGACGTCACTATTGACTTTGGACACGCAGACACCAGCATTGCAAACCAGCTCGCCGCCGGTCAACAAGATCGATAATTCGGATTGAGACGGCCCTACCCCGCATCGGCTGTGCTCGATTCCTTTTTGCTGAGGTACGTAGTTGTGTCGCGCCCGTCGCTGTTGTTATCGCTGCCGACCGCTTTTGCCACGTCCCCAACGTCTGCGACTGCGACTGCGACTGCCCTCTTGCGCCCACCCTTTGCTGTCTGTCGCGTCGAGTACCTGCAGCTGTGTAATCCATATCTCTGCGTGCGCTGACACGGCTGTCGAACAGAATAGCGTGATTTGCGAGGCTCGAGTCGGTAGCGTGCGCCCAGTTGGTGAGCTGCGCGCTGTAAAGTCGCGTGTGGAGAGCAAAGAGGTCAAGGCCCAAGTACCACAGACGATCGCCCAGGACACCGCTGCTACGTCACCACCCCAAAGTATGGCAGCCGCAACTCAAACTGCCCGAACCTCCTCCCCGTCTGCCACCATGTCCTCTCCCAAGGACAGCAAAAATAGTCTTCCTCCTACTACCAAGACGGCCGAAGGTATGTGTTATTCCCCCGTGTGCGACTATCATGTCCTGTCCCGTCGTCACTACCATGTTACCACCACCTTGCTGCACCTTCCTGCCCTAGCCATCATGCTGCATTGTGCGCGCACATACATCATCGTCTCTTTACATGTATTCATTCCTTGGTCGTCCCAAGTCACGATGCAGGACTATGACTAACCATGTCATTTACACAGAGTCCGTAAAGTCCGAGTCATCTCCAAAGGTACAGCGTAAGTAGCTTCCGTCCCATATCAACGTCTTCGAACGCTGCTCAACCTTCTCCATCACCACCGCCATCATGCTAACACTCCACAAGCTGCGACGACGGAAGCCGCCAGCAACGCAGATCCAAAGCCCGCCACGTCAAATGCCCAGCCGCTGGCACCACCACCCAAGCCCGCGCCCACAACTACTGGCGACACGCCCGATTATTTCAACACGGTCCACAATCCCTTTTCGCTCGAGCCAAACGTCTTTGAGCAGTCATTCGGCGGCGAATCTGGAAGCCTACAGACGCCTGGTGGTCGTCCGATTCTTCCGCCCGTCGCGAACATTACGTCACCGGCACCGCTGCCGGGCATCACACCTGGTTGGCAAGGCTTACGCGCAGGCCCCTTGAGCCCTGCTATGCTTAGCGGCCCGACTGGACAGACAGACTACTTCAGTGAGTCGTTCCGAGGTTTCCCCACGCCTAACGAATCCTCCCTCCGCACCGGCCTTACTCCTGGCGGCGGCGGTTCCATGTTCCCTGCGCCTAGCCCCAACTCGCAAGCCATTTTCAATCTCCAAGGTGCCGGTGTAACGCCCGGAACTGCCGATTTCCAGCAATCTGCCCTGCGTGCTGCAGCCCAGCACCAGGCTAACAACAAGCCCACATCCAACGCTCCCACATCTCAACCTGAAGTAGCAACCGCAGGAATGGATCGACCAAACAACAACTACCAGCAGGCCCAACAGCCACAGCATCGTGCACAGAACGACCCATACTCTAATCATGACGTCAGCAGTGCAGCTAATGACCTCCTCTCTTTTGCGAGCCAGAACGGTGCTGCGCGTAACAACCAGCCACCCTACTCCATGGCCCCCCAGCAACAATCAATGAACGCAGGGCACATGCCCGTCCAGCCCGTCAGCGCCAACCATGGTCGTCGTGATACCAAGGGTTCCATCAATAGCGTTCAATCTGCAGAAACCGGAGACTTCTCAGAGAGCGGCCAGAGTGAGCAAAACAAGACTGGTACACGGTCACGTGCCAAGAAGGGTGCCGCTAATGGCAAACAAGCTGCCGGTAACAAGCGCAAAGCCGACGACATCCCCAAGAATTCTAGGAAGAAGAGCAACGCAAACCAATCTATGGGCGACGAAATGGACGAAGGCGATTCCGACGAGGAGAACAACATCAAAGAGGAGGAGTATGACAGCAAGGGCCGAAAGATGACCGACGAGGAGAAGCGTAAAAACTTCCTCGAGCGCAACAGGTATGTCTCGATGATTCTAGTCAACCGTCACACTGCTAACGTATACAGGGTTGCTGCTCTCAAGTGTCGTCAGCGCAAGAAGCAATGGCTAGCCAATTTGCAAGCCAAGGTTGAGCTGTTCAGCACTGAGAACGACGCTCTTTCTGCCACTGTCACTCAGCTTCGCGAGGAGATTGTTAACCTCAAGACCCTCCTTCTCGCTCACAAAGACTGTCCAGTATCACAGGCCCAGGGCCTCCAGGGACCTGCTATGAACAATTTCCTGGGAAGTGATATCAATCACCAAAACCCATACGGCATCGCCCAGATGCAACCCAATGGTGTACACATGATGCCAATGCAACAAGGCCAGATGATGAACCGGTTCGTATACCCATCCCACCCACCCCGACAACACTCTCCCGAGGCACAACAACACGGCCGCTATCAATCGTAAGACCAAGACAGTCGCTCACTCGCGTCCAGATAACTGGGAGTAATCTTGGTCTGATCCCGTCACACGTGTACACCGCCATTGTCATGACTCTTTGTTGTGGCTATGACGCAACGCGTACGGCATCTGCAGCGCCGTCGATCACGATCCGCCCCGTACCAATTTTTAATCTACCTCACCTTTCCCTTTCTCTCTTTATCGGACGCATTGTCGTCACTCGCAATGCATGAACCGGCGCTTGGCGTTGCGTCATTGTTGCATCCTTCCTACATCAAGGAAACGCAACCGCACTCCCGGCAAGACCAAAATACATTTCGCACCTTTCCTTATCGGGCCGGATGGCTGAAGCGGCAAGGAAACATGGGCCTGGCTACCTGCTACACACGCGAACACGAATTttctcttcgtcgtcgtcgatGGTCGATGCTACGACGTTATTCTTCCTTCCTTTGAGTAAACAGTCCATCGTTGATGTGTATATACGGCTTTTTGTGGGTTCACATTCTGGATTGAGGCTGGCATGGAAGGCGTTGGGTTATCGCTATGTGGATACCGAGGTGTCTGATTCTGCGCCTTGACTCTGCTAGCCGGGAGGCGATTATACACCGGGTCGTTCTTTTCTTTTGGTTCCTTATTGACGTCTTTGCGCGCCAGTCTAGTGTTGCGCCGGGCGTTGGGGGGTCTTTTGTATTTCTTGGCTTCCAATCTTTTAGGCTTCGAGCCTCTTTTTATCTCTTTGTTTCCCCAGGCGGTGTACTACATGTCTCGGTGAGCCTCATTTGTTTCTCGAGTCTACGGTAAACAATAAGGTCATGGCGTAGATGAGAGGGAAAAAATTACTTTATACATTAGGATAACGTGTTGGGTGTAGCAGGTACGCTAGGTGTGAGGAGCTGCGGGATTGTGTACGCATACGCAAACAATTGAAAGCTGTTTTGTTCAAGTCATGTTTTGCGTACTTGAGTGATGTTTAGTGTAAATGGCATGTAAGTTGCATAGTAGGACTGAAGAAGTAGGGGTTATAGCTGCATCGCCATATTACTAGATCCCTTACATGTAGATTAATGTACGTATGCACTTTAGGTGCTGCTGTTTGTATCCGAGTTACTATGTCACACATTCTCGCCTATACCTCAAATGTAGTCCCGCCCACAGAACCCCGCTCTGCTTACCCCACCACCCCAACCTCTCACCTGCCATCTCCACTAAGCAAACCCCTCTCACAACTACCCTAATCACGCCCTGCTCTCCACTTTCCCATGTATCCCTCACCTTTTTGCTCCCCTATATATTCTTTCTAACTTTATGCTTTGTCATCAAATCATCCAAGGCACTTTGGCGGAGTGGTTAACGCGCTGGCCTGCTAGTCCCTTTGGGAAAGTTAGCCAGTTCCTTCGGGAGCGTGTGTTCGAATCACACAGGTGTCGCAAGAAACCATTTTTTTGCTGGTTTTTTGCAGGTGGGGAGGGAGAGGATAGGAGAGGGAAGGGGGAGTGGAGGAGAGTGTAGGGGGCTTTTTTTTTAGTAGAGTAGAGGATGCTTCCAATAGTACGTAGAATTGTGCAAATGTGGAATGTATCTTATAGTCTATAGCGTAGATTCTTGAATTTATATGTCGCTAGTTATCTACAATTATAAGAGTCGTATGACGCCTATCACAGCTTTACGACTATTCTATGGTAGGACTAAATGTAGACATGACATGTCAACATCTTGGATAAATTGTCTCCACGCCTTCCTTGCTACCAAAGAAGTTCATAAATACAACTCTGATAACCACCTAGTGAAGATATCCTCTTCACCCCAAGATATCCTATCCACACCTACATAATCCCACACATATCCATGCCCTTACTCCTCCCCCCCGCCTCCGTCGTCGTCTTCGCACAAGTCTTGGCCACATCCTCCAAAACCTCCCTACACAATTCCCCCGTCATAGCACTACACTCAGCATAATGATCACACAGCATCGTCTGCGCCGTTTGCAACCCCTCATGCGGCATAACGCTCTCCCCCTTCCCCTTGCCATCGACCCCATGCTCCGCTGCCGTCCACTGCTTGCGTAAATCGCGCTTTAGTCCCAGCACCATGACAGGCAGGTTCTCGTCGTACGCAAAGTGCTGGTTTACAATGGGCAGCCAGGTCGTGTAGAGTGAGGAGAGGGTGGTGCGACGTGAGATGTCGTAGCAGAGGATTACGAAGTGGGGGTGTAGTAGAGTGTAGTGTGTAGGTGAGGAGGTGTCGTAGAATTGGAGGCGGTAGGGGCGCGCGTAGAGGGTTATGTCAAAGGCGTAGGGTTGGTCTTGGGACCGGAGGGTGGGGAGAGTGTAGGGGGGCAGGGTTGTGCTATTGGGGGGTTGGATACCGAGGGAGAGGCGGCTGAGGACGCTTGTTAGAGAATGGAAAGAAGGGTGTGTGCTGGAGGGATAGGAGGTGTTTTTCCGTATGCGTTGGGTTGGGCGCATGTGTAGATGGACGTACGCGCTTGTGTTAGATGTACTCACGATAAAAAGGTCGATTTGCCTACTTCGGCGTCTCCGAGTAGCAGCACGGTGATCTCGGGTGGTAGTGGCGAGTATTCCATTTTGAGTTTTTGAGTGGCCTTTTCAGGCGCGAGAATGCGTTCAGAGCAGCTTCATTGTTGCGGTCTGGTGGGTGAGAGTTGCGCGTATCGGACGGAATGCTGGGGCGCGGAGATAGGCGATAGCGTTTTTCCTTGGCATTGTATTGGACGTCGACTGCAACTTGGGATGTTGTGTTATTTCCTCCTTTTAGATTTGTATCATTATTCTATGGTACATGGAGTCTTATAGTAGATACTGAGCGAGTGGGGACATCGTCGTAGATGCGCATTGCCGGCTAGCTTCACCATGTCTTCTGGGATAACGTTAGACTTTCTGACAATGGCCCTCGGTTATCCGTCGCAATCATTCATGCCCTCATCAGTCTGCGCGCTTCTATTTGAGAGCTACAATGAACATGTACTACGTTCAGTATTGCTCTGCGACGTCACCCACTATGACCTGTAATCACCGTGTGTCGCTCCACAACCTTGGCAACGCCTTCGACACCGTTGACCGGGAGCCTGGATCTTGTATAGCCTGCTTTTATCTTGCTGGATTACCATCGACAAGATATTTCGCGTTAGAACAGATTACGCTGTGGCCAAAGCACAAGATAACAGTCCCGACCTGCTAAAATCCGTAGGCTAACTACGCCAGCCAAGTACGCTTGCCGTCTTGGAGTCTTGGGAAAAGCATCCTGAATTACTGAATGAGGAAGCTGCGTATAAAGCGCTTGCCAGACGGAAAAACACCAAGCATTCAGCCTCAAATAAATATGGCGACCATGGCGACTTCATGTTTCTGCACGACCTACATCTCCAACTCGTCGCAGTATTCTTACAGCTGCCCGCCATGAAGGTCTCCACCCTCCTCGGTCTGCTTCCTGGAACCGCTCTTGCATCTGATGCTTTGAGCGTTGCATTCTACGCGAAAGAGAAGAGCCAGTTGTACGACTTCATCTCCGCCAACAGTGAGATTGACTATGGCTGCCGACCGGTCGTCATGGCCGCTGGCGATGAGCACAAGCTGCATGCTGTCATCCCGGAAAATCACTTGCATCACTTCAAGCGCAGTCTCAACCCTGACCTTGTCCGTGTCGAGATTCTGCACAACTTGAACAAAAGGCAAACAGCGACTGCGCCGATTGGAAAGGGCGATCGATTCAATGGAGGAAAGGTTGCGCCTCGTGGTCTCGGTACTAGAAAACCCAGCGAATATGCGCAGATTCAAAGCGCCGGTGTATTCAACGCGGATGAGGTCTATACCGCCATGAAGGGCTTGGAGAAGGAATACGGTATGCCCATCTTCACCACACCCTACAAGACATTCGAGAACAACACCATCATCGGCGGTGTAGCGAACAAGGCCGAGAAGATCAACAAGGACAAGCAATACATCTACTTCACCTCTGGCATCCACGCCCGTGAGCGCGGAGGACCCGACAACTTAATTTATTTTATCTCCGACCTGCTCTACGCCAACGAGCACCGCATCGGCCTAACCTACGGAAACAAGACCTTCACCAACAGCCAAGTCAAAAAAGTCCTCGGCGCAGGCATCGTCTTCATCCCTATGCTCAACCCAGACGGCGTCCGCCACGACCAAGCAAACAGCAACCTCTGGCGCAAGAATCGCAATCCAGCCTCATCCACGCCCGGCGTCCCCCTCAGCGTCGGCGTCGATCTTAACAGGAACTTTGATTTCCTCTGGAACTTCACCTCGAAATTCGACCCCAGCGTCGCTCCCGCTTCCACAAACCCGTCCTCCCAAGCCTTCTACGGCACCGCCCCTTTCTCCGAACCCGAAACAAGAGACATGGCCTGGGTGTACGACGAATACCCAAACATCCACTGGTACATCGACGTCCACTCCGCCGCAGGTACTCTGCTCTACTCCTGGGGCGACGACATTGACCAATCCGCCGATCCATCACAGAACCTCTTCAACACAGCCTACGACGGCAAGCGCGGCCTCATCGAAGATACTCTGTACCAAGAATACATCGACCAGGTGGATTGGGATAACGTGGCCCTCGCCGCCAACCGCACAACCGCTGCCATGAACGGCGTTGGCGGCCGCGAGTATGTGCCCCAGCAGGCCGTGGGCTTGTACCCTACATCCGGTGCTAGCGACGATTGGTCGTTTAGTCGCTGGCATGCGGATAAGGGTGTAAACAAGGTTTATGGATACACCATGGAGTTTGGGTATCCGACGAACTTTTACCCCACCAGCGAGGAGTATGTGCAGAATATTCTGGATACGAATGCCGGGTTTATGGAGTTTGTGCTGACGGCTGTGGAGATTGGGTTGAAGGCTTGATTCTTTTTTGTGTTGGTGGGATGTGACTTTGGATGGCGTGCACTAGGGGAAAAGGGGGGTTGTGGTTGAAGAATTGGAGAGAAGATTGGACATTAGAGATTATTGTGTAATGCAAACGATAGAAACTACTATGCTGGGAAGGAGGATGGCTGGCCTGGGTATCATCCGTATGTAAAACGCtaaagaaaagaaaaagacTCCCCCAAATATCTTACGTGGAACCCTCGTGACCAACGCCAGAAAATCGCTGGTCTCTCAGACAAAGTGTGAGGATCCAGGCGCAGGCGTAACCGGTTTGTCATGGGAAACCGACTCGCTTCAAGCAACGATCTCGGGACTATGAGTCTCACGCTCATCACTGCCCTCAAACACCTCCTCTTCATTCCCATCCTCATCCCTATTCCAGTCCTCGTCCTGATCCTCCCACTCTCCCTCATCATTCTcaacctcttcttcttcctcagCCCCCCTACCCCCCTCTTCATCCAACCCTCTCAACCTCGCATCCTCCGCCTTAACCTCCCACCCAAACCTCCTCCACCCGAGCCTCAAAACACAAGGCCACCTCCCCGCCCCCCTCAACGAATCCCACCAATCTTTATGCTCAGTATACTCCATCTTCCGACCCGATCCCTCAGGCTTCTCCAAATCAGCTACGTGCTCAAACAACATCTTCTGCGCCTTAGTGTTGATATCAAGCCTGTCCAGTATCGACTCCTTGATATCGCGGTCGAAACACAACCACTCAACTACCCCGTTGCCGACGCAAAACCCCAGTGCGGAGCCCCCGTGCACAAACACAGAGGGCAGGTAGCCGACTTCCAAGGCGCCTTCCGGGATGATGTCGGTGGCGGTGGTGAGTAGGTTCCGGGAGAGGGGGTCGTCGGAGCCTAGGAGGGCGGCGACGTAGCCGTGGGCGCGTCCTCGGAAGAGGCTCTTGAAGGTGTGGAGGGAGAGGTATGAGGCGGAGTAGTGGTAGATGCGTATGGTGGACGGGAAGCGGTAGTATTGTGCCTGCTTCAACTTGATGCCGTTTGGACCGCGGATTTTTCGGAGACCAATACGTGTGTCCTTTCTCTTCTTGTTCTTGCCGTCGGAGCGGCCGCGCTTCTTGGGGGTGTGTGGCTTGGCCATGGTGTTGGTATTGTTTGCGGCTATTGTTGTGATAGTGGGACGGAGTTGAGTGGGTACGGGTAGGACCAGTAGGTTGGTTTGATGGAGTATTTATTAGAGGTAGGGCGTGGGACTAGCGTGAGGGCGTGGTCTGGGCGTAGCGT from Pyrenophora tritici-repentis strain M4 chromosome 1, whole genome shotgun sequence encodes the following:
- a CDS encoding Aft1-HRA multi-domain protein; translated protein: MSSPKDSKNSLPPTTKTAEESVKSESSPKVQPATTEAASNADPKPATSNAQPLAPPPKPAPTTTGDTPDYFNTVHNPFSLEPNVFEQSFGGESGSLQTPGGRPILPPVANITSPAPLPGITPGWQGLRAGPLSPAMLSGPTGQTDYFSESFRGFPTPNESSLRTGLTPGGGGSMFPAPSPNSQAIFNLQGAGVTPGTADFQQSALRAAAQHQANNKPTSNAPTSQPEVATAGMDRPNNNYQQAQQPQHRAQNDPYSNHDVSSAANDLLSFASQNGAARNNQPPYSMAPQQQSMNAGHMPVQPVSANHGRRDTKGSINSVQSAETGDFSESGQSEQNKTGTRSRAKKGAANGKQAAGNKRKADDIPKNSRKKSNANQSMGDEMDEGDSDEENNIKEEEYDSKGRKMTDEEKRKNFLERNRVAALKCRQRKKQWLANLQAKVELFSTENDALSATVTQLREEIVNLKTLLLAHKDCPVSQAQGLQGPAMNNFLGSDINHQNPYGIAQMQPNGVHMMPMQQGQMMNRFVYPSHPPRQHSPEAQQHGRYQS
- a CDS encoding GTPase SAR1 and related small G protein, which codes for MEYSPLPPEITVLLLGDAEVGKSTFLSRLSLGIQPPNSTTLPPYTLPTLRSQDQPYAFDITLYARPYRLQFYDTSSPTHYTLLHPHFVILCYDISRRTTLSSLYTTWLPIVNQHFAYDENLPVMVLGLKRDLRKQWTAAEHGVDGKGKGESVMPHEGLQTAQTMLCDHYAECSAMTGELCREVLEDVAKTCAKTTTEAGGRSKGMDMCGIM
- a CDS encoding zinc carboxypeptidase A 1 precursor, whose product is MKVSTLLGLLPGTALASDALSVAFYAKEKSQLYDFISANSEIDYGCRPVVMAAGDEHKLHAVIPENHLHHFKRSLNPDLVRVEILHNLNKRQTATAPIGKGDRFNGGKVAPRGLGTRKPSEYAQIQSAGVFNADEVYTAMKGLEKEYGMPIFTTPYKTFENNTIIGGVANKAEKINKDKQYIYFTSGIHARERGGPDNLIYFISDLLYANEHRIGLTYGNKTFTNSQVKKVLGAGIVFIPMLNPDGVRHDQANSNLWRKNRNPASSTPGVPLSVGVDLNRNFDFLWNFTSKFDPSVAPASTNPSSQAFYGTAPFSEPETRDMAWVYDEYPNIHWYIDVHSAAGTLLYSWGDDIDQSADPSQNLFNTAYDGKRGLIEDTLYQEYIDQVDWDNVALAANRTTAAMNGVGGREYVPQQAVGLYPTSGASDDWSFSRWHADKGVNKVYGYTMEFGYPTNFYPTSEEYVQNILDTNAGFMEFVLTAVEIGLKA
- a CDS encoding Atrophin-1 multi-domain protein is translated as MAKPHTPKKRGRSDGKNKKRKDTRIGLRKIRGPNGIKLKQAQYYRFPSTIRIYHYSASYLSLHTFKSLFRGRAHGYVAALLGSDDPLSRNLLTTATDIIPEGALEVGYLPSVFVHGGSALGFCVGNGVVEWLCFDRDIKESILDRLDINTKAQKMLFEHVADLEKPEGSGGLVF